The sequence TAAAGGACATAAACGGTAAAGAAATCTACGAAGGTGACATCGTTCGCTTTAATCAGTCGGGAGAGATCTTTGAGGTAAAATATGACGGACAGGCTTTTTATCTTGATAATTTAAATATATCTGAAATAATAGGCAACATACATGAAGAGGGGGCTGGATTAAGATAAAATATTTATCCTCTATAGACGATATTTGGCAATTATCCTTTTTGAGGTATATTTAAGGTATATCCTCTAAGGATGATAATTATGCAAGATCAGGTTATAACACCTGCAAGAAGTCTTTGTCAGCCTGTTGAAGCATTTCGTGAGAAAAAAAGGGCTTACGCAAAAGGCATTGGCGGATCTGGTCGGTGTCAAGCAGTCAAGTGTTTCCAATATAGAAAGTAGTTCTTCATAGTTGATGCAAAACCAATAATCTTTTGATTTCTTAGCATATCTCCGAAAGCTTCTAAATTTATTTTTCTTAAAAAAATCTACGCCTCTTCCGTATCTGGAAAACTCTCATGTTATCGTTTCTAAAATCAGGGAGGCAGGAATGAAAACCGAAGAACTCTTTGAAAGAATATTCAAGGCTCTTGAAAGTAAATATAACGACGACAATAGGTTTGAAGACAACATAAAGTTCAAACTTGAAGAGGCTGTTCTGGACAGTAAATCGGAATATGAGCTGAAAGCCATTTTGGAGAAATTCAGCTTAAAATAAAAGAAGGAAGTTATGAGTGCATTAAAATACTTTATACTTGGTGCAATAACCGGCGTGGTTGGAATTGGTGCTGCAGCATTGATAAGTGAGAAGGTGAGCGGAGACGGACTCTCTTATGTAAACGATTCATAGGAGAAATTGTTGACTACATAAAATGATTTAGGACAAAAATCGTTCTGAATTACATTAAGTGAAATAGTCACGACTTAATCTTTCACATAATGGTTTAACAAGCGGTGAGCCATAAGTTATCCTCTATGGGTTCGGGCAGAACACATAGGAGGAAATAACAATGACTCACCAAGAAAAACTTATCAGAAATAAGCTCGGTTTACTAGAGCTTGGTTCCTATCTCAAGAATGTATCAGAAGCTTGCAGAGTAATGGGCTACAGCAGAGACACATTCTATCGTGTAAAGAATGCCTATGATAACGGCGGGGTAGACGCTTTAGTTGAACAAACCCGCCGGAAACCTAACACCAAGAACAGAGTTCCTGAAGAAGTTGAAGCTACTGTATTGGAGTTTACCCTTGAAGAGCCGTCTTATGGTCAGAAGAGAGCCAGTGACGAGCTTAGGAAGCGTGGAACGTTTATCTCTGCTGGCGGTATACGCTGTGTCTGGCTCAGACATGGTCTGGAGACCTTTAATAAGCGTCTTCATGCTTTAGAAGAACATGTTGCAAAGACTGGTGCTGTGCTCACAGAGAAGCAGCTTGAAACTCTTGAAAGAGCCAAAGAGGAGAAGATTGCCTGGGGCGAGATTGAGACTGAGCATGTTGGTTACCTTGGAGCTCAGGATACTTTCTACGTTGGCACGATGAAAGGTGTCGGCAGGATTTATCAACAGACCTTCATAGATACCTATTCGGCTGTAGGCTTTGCGAAGCTCTATAACACCAAGCAGCC is a genomic window of Geovibrio thiophilus containing:
- a CDS encoding helix-turn-helix domain-containing protein; protein product: MKHFVRKKGLTQKALADLVGVKQSSVSNIESSSS
- a CDS encoding IS481 family transposase encodes the protein MTHQEKLIRNKLGLLELGSYLKNVSEACRVMGYSRDTFYRVKNAYDNGGVDALVEQTRRKPNTKNRVPEEVEATVLEFTLEEPSYGQKRASDELRKRGTFISAGGIRCVWLRHGLETFNKRLHALEEHVAKTGAVLTEKQLETLERAKEEKIAWGEIETEHVGYLGAQDTFYVGTMKGVGRIYQQTFIDTYSAVGFAKLYNTKQPINSADMLNDRVIPFFESYGVPLLRVLTDRGTEYCGKADAHDFQLFLALNDIEHTKTKAKSPQTNGICERFNKTILDEFYKVAFRKKIYHSIEELQIDLDEWLHKYNYDRTHQGKRCQGRTPMETFTENLSLAKEKILGMNREELTLIS